In Saccharicrinis fermentans DSM 9555 = JCM 21142, a genomic segment contains:
- the hisA gene encoding 1-(5-phosphoribosyl)-5-[(5-phosphoribosylamino)methylideneamino]imidazole-4-carboxamide isomerase, whose amino-acid sequence MALIDIIPAIDIIDGKCVRLSQGDYAQKKVYNEHPLEVAQMFQDHGIKRLHLVDLDGAKASRIINYKVLETIASKTNLIIDFGGGLKSDEDLRIAFESGAQMITGGSIAVKNKEVFTGWIEKYGPEKIILGADVKNEMIAVSGWTETSDSALMPFIETYINKGISKVICTDIGKDGMLTGTATELYEKILVAFPDLYLVASGGLSSLKDIDDLVEAKVPAVITGKAIYEGKIELKQLEKYA is encoded by the coding sequence ATGGCTTTGATAGATATAATTCCGGCGATAGATATTATTGATGGTAAATGTGTGAGACTTAGTCAGGGTGACTATGCACAGAAAAAAGTGTATAACGAACATCCGCTGGAAGTGGCTCAGATGTTTCAGGACCATGGAATAAAAAGACTTCATCTGGTGGATTTGGATGGAGCTAAGGCTAGTAGGATCATTAATTATAAGGTGCTGGAAACCATTGCATCTAAAACTAACTTGATCATAGATTTTGGGGGCGGCTTAAAGAGTGATGAAGACTTGAGGATTGCCTTTGAGAGTGGCGCCCAGATGATAACAGGTGGTAGTATTGCCGTAAAAAATAAAGAGGTGTTTACCGGATGGATAGAGAAATACGGCCCTGAAAAAATAATACTGGGAGCTGATGTGAAGAATGAAATGATTGCCGTGTCGGGATGGACTGAGACTTCTGATAGTGCACTGATGCCATTTATTGAAACATATATAAACAAAGGAATTTCAAAGGTTATTTGTACCGACATAGGAAAAGATGGGATGCTAACAGGTACTGCTACAGAATTATATGAAAAAATTCTGGTTGCTTTTCCGGATCTTTATCTGGTGGCCAGTGGTGGATTAAGCAGCCTGAAAGATATTGACGATTTGGTGGAGGCAAAAGTGCCTGCCGTCATCACCGGAAAAGCGATTTACGAAGGTAAAATTGAATTGAAACAATTAGAAAAATACGCATAA
- the hisH gene encoding imidazole glycerol phosphate synthase subunit HisH: MKIAIIKYNAGNIRSVSFALERLGVEYVITADPQEIINADKVIFPGVGEASSTMKYLKEHHLDELIVKLKQPVLGICLGMQLMCSHSEEGDVDCLGIFEEKVKKFDLPKPNPDFIKVPHMGWNAITNLKSRLFDQSLEGQYVYFVHSFYVAQGAHTAATTHYILPYSSALHKDNFYATQFHPEKSGDVGSRILENFVKL; this comes from the coding sequence GTGAAAATAGCCATCATAAAATATAATGCAGGTAATATTCGTTCGGTAAGTTTCGCTTTGGAACGATTGGGTGTGGAGTATGTTATTACTGCTGACCCGCAGGAAATCATAAACGCTGATAAGGTAATTTTTCCGGGTGTGGGAGAAGCCAGCTCAACAATGAAATATCTGAAAGAACATCATCTGGACGAACTGATAGTGAAACTGAAACAACCAGTTCTGGGTATATGCCTGGGAATGCAGTTGATGTGTAGCCATTCAGAGGAGGGAGATGTGGATTGTCTGGGTATCTTTGAGGAGAAAGTAAAGAAGTTTGACTTGCCAAAACCCAATCCCGATTTTATCAAAGTGCCGCATATGGGCTGGAATGCAATTACCAATTTGAAGAGCCGTCTTTTTGATCAATCACTGGAAGGACAGTATGTGTATTTTGTGCATAGTTTTTATGTGGCGCAGGGAGCGCATACGGCTGCTACAACCCATTATATCTTACCCTATAGTTCGGCATTGCACAAAGATAATTTTTATGCTACTCAGTTTCATCCTGAGAAGAGTGGAGATGTAGGTTCCCGAATTTTGGAAAATTTTGTAAAACTGTGA
- the hisIE gene encoding bifunctional phosphoribosyl-AMP cyclohydrolase/phosphoribosyl-ATP diphosphatase HisIE, with protein MKIDFDKLGNGLVPAIIQDASTNKVLMLGFMNQEAFDKTQAEGKVTFFSRTKNRLWTKGEESGNFLNVVSILLDCDDDTLLIKANPVGPTCHTGADTCFDEKNVADVTFLSFLQDFIDKRKAEMPEGSYTTSLFKEGTRRITQKVGEEAIETVIGAMANDDENFLYEGADLLYHLIVLLTHKGYRIEDLAKELKKRHQ; from the coding sequence ATGAAAATAGATTTCGATAAATTAGGAAATGGATTGGTGCCTGCTATCATACAGGATGCCAGTACCAACAAAGTGCTTATGCTTGGTTTTATGAACCAGGAAGCATTTGATAAAACACAGGCCGAAGGTAAAGTGACTTTCTTTAGTCGTACCAAGAACCGATTGTGGACCAAAGGAGAAGAGTCGGGAAATTTTTTAAATGTTGTATCTATACTTTTAGATTGCGATGATGATACGCTGTTGATAAAAGCCAACCCTGTTGGGCCAACTTGCCATACGGGAGCCGATACTTGCTTTGATGAAAAAAATGTTGCGGACGTTACGTTTTTAAGCTTCTTGCAAGATTTTATCGATAAGCGTAAGGCGGAGATGCCTGAAGGTTCTTATACAACCTCGCTGTTTAAAGAGGGAACCAGAAGAATTACGCAAAAAGTGGGTGAGGAAGCTATCGAAACTGTTATTGGAGCAATGGCGAATGATGATGAAAACTTTTTGTACGAGGGTGCTGATTTGCTTTATCATTTGATTGTGTTGCTGACCCATAAAGGATATCGAATTGAAGATTTGGCGAAAGAGCTTAAAAAAAGACACCAATAA
- a CDS encoding PAS domain-containing sensor histidine kinase has protein sequence MIQFDELQLALNELETIVVVTDTKGNIRYVNDAFVSKYGYSRKESMGSNLRMIRTDYHDEQFYKNLWKTILSGETWEGIFLNKSKKGRLIWEEAKISPIKKDGKLNGFIAIKDDITYKKELEEQFHKEKFLLDELFDNAPVGILLFKPLYTDDAISDLIVLKANSIAGKVFNQLGLVGQSLKQFIPEFPEITARATQMLLEKQNFELYFKSLNKHLNMRTFPLENERFCMYVHDVTQYKNNISALQKSELRYSTLVEDSPALIRRFNTKGIISYVNSYYANYFNKTPEQLIGDNIFELQWQVEAKTYRQQLEKLSPSYPFIEYQQEIVFPDGSKRWQKWVDRALMDSTGNIVEYQSVGMDFSQLKMTEKSLEEQKNRLDAIFENSIMGIGVLDHKGNIRMANARLKEMFEFNNDKEGTNYNYFNFAIKEEISDAQSNLKKIFEHKILDNFNIQRKFLTKNGKEFWADIFASAIATADKKHTEAVGLVIDITQKYRMEQELKASEKKLKQLNNTKDKLFSVIAHDIRNPFNAILGFSTLLNKKIDEFGPREIREFTQKILEASGQTYKLLEDLLTWAKSQLGQLRVNKIAFNPHDIINDCFESLLPNAHSKNIQLQNKVLDQLNIEADIDMFKFVIRNLVHNGIKFSHPNSTVECGSIATDQPDTITIYVKDSGVGIQAEKLKILFNLDDFISTQGTLSEKGTGLGLSLSREMIELNGGTISVTSTINAGSEFRVTLPIR, from the coding sequence ATGATTCAATTTGACGAACTACAATTGGCATTAAACGAACTAGAAACAATCGTTGTCGTTACCGACACAAAGGGCAACATACGATATGTTAATGACGCATTTGTATCTAAGTATGGATATTCGCGAAAAGAAAGCATGGGTTCCAACCTAAGAATGATCAGAACCGATTACCACGACGAACAGTTTTACAAGAACCTATGGAAGACCATTCTGAGCGGCGAAACATGGGAAGGCATATTCCTCAACAAATCAAAAAAGGGAAGACTGATATGGGAGGAGGCTAAAATATCGCCCATTAAAAAAGATGGTAAGCTGAACGGTTTTATTGCTATTAAAGATGACATCACCTATAAAAAAGAGTTGGAAGAACAATTCCATAAAGAAAAATTTTTACTCGATGAATTATTTGACAATGCGCCAGTAGGCATATTACTTTTTAAACCCTTATACACCGACGACGCCATTTCCGATTTAATTGTACTAAAAGCAAATTCCATTGCAGGAAAAGTCTTTAATCAACTAGGTTTGGTGGGCCAATCTCTCAAGCAATTTATTCCTGAGTTTCCCGAAATCACAGCGCGAGCCACCCAAATGCTTTTAGAAAAGCAGAACTTTGAACTCTATTTCAAAAGCCTCAATAAACATTTAAACATGCGTACATTTCCATTGGAAAATGAACGATTCTGCATGTATGTACATGACGTTACACAATATAAAAACAACATTTCGGCCCTGCAAAAAAGTGAGCTTCGTTACTCTACCCTGGTTGAGGATTCTCCTGCCTTGATCAGAAGGTTTAACACCAAGGGAATCATCAGCTATGTAAATAGCTACTATGCCAATTATTTCAACAAAACACCGGAGCAACTTATTGGAGATAACATATTTGAGCTACAATGGCAAGTAGAAGCAAAAACATACAGACAGCAACTTGAAAAATTATCGCCCAGCTACCCTTTTATCGAATACCAGCAAGAGATAGTATTTCCAGATGGCAGCAAGCGATGGCAAAAATGGGTAGACCGTGCTCTGATGGATTCCACAGGAAACATAGTAGAATACCAGTCTGTGGGCATGGATTTTTCACAATTAAAAATGACCGAAAAATCCTTGGAGGAACAGAAAAATAGATTAGACGCAATTTTTGAAAACTCCATTATGGGCATTGGGGTATTAGATCATAAAGGAAATATACGCATGGCCAATGCACGTCTGAAAGAGATGTTTGAATTCAACAATGACAAAGAGGGTACCAACTACAACTACTTTAACTTTGCTATTAAAGAAGAGATTTCTGACGCTCAATCCAACCTCAAAAAAATATTTGAGCACAAAATCTTAGATAACTTCAACATACAGAGAAAATTCCTAACCAAAAACGGCAAAGAATTTTGGGCGGATATCTTTGCTTCGGCTATCGCAACTGCCGACAAAAAACATACAGAAGCCGTTGGACTGGTGATAGATATCACCCAGAAATACCGTATGGAACAAGAGCTCAAAGCCAGTGAAAAAAAATTAAAACAACTCAACAACACCAAAGACAAACTATTTTCTGTCATTGCCCATGACATCCGGAATCCATTCAATGCCATTCTTGGATTCTCAACCTTACTCAACAAAAAAATTGATGAATTTGGTCCCCGGGAAATCAGGGAGTTTACGCAGAAAATACTAGAAGCCAGCGGGCAGACCTACAAATTACTGGAAGACTTACTCACTTGGGCAAAATCACAGCTGGGACAGCTTAGAGTCAACAAAATAGCTTTCAACCCACACGATATTATTAATGATTGCTTTGAGTCACTACTGCCCAATGCCCACAGCAAAAACATTCAGTTACAAAATAAGGTCTTGGATCAACTCAACATTGAAGCAGACATAGACATGTTTAAATTTGTCATTAGAAATCTGGTTCATAACGGCATAAAATTCTCTCACCCAAACTCCACCGTAGAATGCGGCTCCATAGCCACCGACCAACCTGATACCATAACGATATATGTGAAAGACAGTGGAGTTGGCATTCAGGCCGAAAAACTCAAAATATTATTTAACCTGGACGATTTTATTTCTACACAAGGTACTTTATCCGAGAAAGGAACTGGATTAGGTCTCTCATTATCAAGGGAGATGATAGAACTAAATGGAGGCACCATATCCGTCACCAGCACTATAAATGCTGGTTCAGAATTTCGTGTAACCCTACCAATCAGGTAA
- the hydF gene encoding [FeFe] hydrogenase H-cluster maturation GTPase HydF — MAKDKQAHIGVFGRRNYGKSTLVNKLAGQEVAIVSDVLGTTTDPVKKSFEIPGFGPVVFIDTAGIDDEGLLGEKRIEKTEKIIEQVDLAILLISDNIFESQEDRVIKKLRERDVPFIIVYSKSDLSTPDDSLVEKVRTLDSAGFLVMNKDTETEELIRCIQGSIPESAYSNPSLLGDIVQQGDIVLLITPIDIEAPEGRLILPQVQAIRDVIDNDAVCIVLKEREVDAFLMKTKVKPALVITDSQVFLKADASIPQDIPLTSFSIMLARFKGDFSNYLQGTPQLSELKEGDRVLLLESCTHHVSCNDIGRSKIPRWISNFTGKQHKFDVVAGFDKLPVPIENYAIVIQCGGCMISRKQLVNRLKPAVDAGIPVTNYGMAIAYVLGIYNRAVAPFVQVDRNAADYL; from the coding sequence ATGGCGAAGGATAAACAAGCTCATATTGGTGTTTTTGGAAGGAGAAACTATGGTAAAAGTACGTTGGTCAATAAGTTGGCAGGACAAGAGGTGGCCATTGTTTCGGATGTGCTTGGGACAACCACTGATCCTGTTAAAAAATCTTTTGAAATACCTGGCTTTGGTCCGGTAGTATTTATTGATACAGCCGGGATTGACGATGAAGGTCTTTTGGGTGAAAAACGGATTGAGAAAACAGAGAAGATAATTGAGCAGGTTGATTTGGCTATTTTGTTGATTAGTGATAATATTTTTGAAAGTCAGGAGGATAGGGTCATTAAGAAACTTAGGGAGCGTGATGTACCTTTTATTATCGTGTATAGTAAGAGTGACCTTTCAACACCCGATGATTCTTTGGTAGAGAAGGTGCGTACGTTGGATAGTGCTGGTTTTCTTGTGATGAATAAGGATACAGAGACCGAAGAATTGATCCGCTGTATTCAAGGGAGTATACCAGAATCGGCTTATTCTAATCCGAGTTTGTTGGGTGATATTGTTCAGCAGGGCGATATCGTTTTATTGATTACCCCCATTGATATTGAAGCTCCAGAGGGACGTTTGATATTGCCTCAAGTACAGGCAATTCGCGATGTTATTGATAATGATGCTGTTTGTATAGTGTTGAAGGAGCGCGAGGTGGATGCTTTTTTGATGAAGACAAAGGTGAAGCCGGCTCTGGTAATTACCGATAGCCAGGTGTTCTTAAAAGCTGATGCATCCATCCCTCAGGATATTCCTTTGACTAGCTTTAGTATTATGCTAGCACGTTTTAAAGGAGATTTTTCCAATTACTTACAGGGAACCCCTCAATTGTCTGAACTAAAAGAGGGTGACCGGGTGTTGCTGCTGGAATCGTGTACGCATCATGTTTCATGCAATGATATTGGTAGAAGTAAAATACCGCGATGGATTTCTAACTTCACGGGAAAGCAGCACAAGTTTGATGTGGTTGCAGGTTTCGATAAGTTACCCGTACCAATTGAAAATTATGCAATTGTTATTCAATGCGGTGGATGTATGATCTCACGCAAGCAATTGGTGAATAGACTAAAGCCTGCAGTAGATGCCGGAATTCCGGTTACCAACTATGGGATGGCCATAGCTTATGTTTTAGGAATATACAATAGAGCTGTGGCTCCCTTTGTGCAGGTAGATAGAAATGCCGCCGATTATTTATAA
- a CDS encoding sigma-54-dependent transcriptional regulator: MAKILVIDDQKSIRNTLKDILEYESHEVTLAENGEEGIDLFEKDKFDIVLCDIKMPNMDGMEVLNIIVGKNHEIPVVMISGHGNIDTAVEAIKIGAYDFIEKPLDLNRLLVTIRNAQERKDLVVETKVLKRKVSKTYDMIGESEAIEKVKEMIDKVAPTDARVLITGGNGTGKELVARWLHEKSKRADHPFVEVNCAAIPSELIESELFGHEKGAFTSAHKQRKGKFEQANGGTIFLDEIGDMSLNAQAKVLRALQENVISRVGSDKDIKVDVRILAATNKNLKEEIKNNHFREDLYHRLSVILIHVPALNDRKEDIPLLAAHFNTIICAELGISEKKIEESAIEELQKLNWTGNIREFRNVIERLIILSSDIITSADVKTYAVPQM; encoded by the coding sequence GAGAAGAAGGCATTGATCTTTTTGAAAAAGATAAATTCGATATTGTATTGTGCGATATTAAAATGCCCAACATGGATGGCATGGAAGTATTAAACATTATCGTAGGCAAAAACCACGAAATTCCTGTTGTGATGATATCAGGACATGGCAACATAGACACCGCAGTGGAAGCCATCAAGATAGGAGCTTATGACTTTATTGAGAAACCTCTTGACTTAAACCGATTATTGGTGACCATACGCAATGCCCAGGAACGAAAAGATTTGGTGGTAGAAACCAAAGTCTTGAAACGTAAGGTGAGTAAGACCTACGACATGATAGGAGAGTCTGAGGCCATTGAAAAAGTAAAAGAAATGATTGACAAGGTGGCACCAACCGATGCCCGCGTGCTAATTACCGGTGGAAACGGAACAGGAAAAGAGTTGGTAGCCCGCTGGTTGCACGAAAAAAGCAAACGTGCCGACCATCCCTTTGTGGAGGTTAATTGCGCTGCCATACCCTCAGAACTTATTGAAAGCGAACTATTTGGCCACGAGAAAGGTGCTTTTACATCAGCCCACAAACAACGCAAAGGTAAATTTGAACAAGCCAACGGAGGAACTATCTTTTTAGATGAGATTGGCGACATGAGCTTGAATGCTCAAGCCAAAGTATTACGTGCATTACAGGAAAATGTAATCAGCCGTGTGGGTAGTGACAAAGACATAAAAGTAGATGTCCGTATATTGGCAGCCACCAATAAAAACCTAAAAGAAGAGATTAAAAACAATCACTTTCGGGAGGATTTATACCATAGACTAAGCGTGATACTCATTCATGTTCCTGCTTTAAACGATCGCAAAGAAGACATCCCCTTACTGGCTGCGCACTTTAACACGATCATATGTGCCGAACTAGGAATCAGCGAAAAAAAGATTGAAGAGTCAGCCATTGAAGAACTTCAAAAACTGAACTGGACAGGTAACATTCGTGAGTTCCGCAATGTAATAGAAAGGTTAATCATTCTTTCGTCAGACATCATTACCTCCGCTGACGTAAAAACCTATGCGGTTCCACAGATGTAA
- the hisF gene encoding imidazole glycerol phosphate synthase subunit HisF: protein MLAKRIIPCLDIKNGMTVKGIKFVGIKEVGDPVELGALYASQGADELMFLDITASHEGRKTFVDLVKRIAKHINIPFTVGGGISELKDAEALLNAGADKISINSSAVKNPQLINDMAQNFGSQFVVVAIDAKHLEADQWVVTVNGGRIPTEKRLFSWAKEAEERGAGEILFTSMDHDGVKQGFANEALAKMSSELSIPIIASGGAGSMAHFKDVFTAGKADAGLAASIFHYKEIAIPDLKSYLRQEGVNVRL from the coding sequence ATGCTGGCAAAAAGAATCATACCTTGTTTGGATATCAAAAACGGCATGACCGTTAAGGGAATTAAATTTGTAGGCATTAAAGAGGTTGGAGATCCAGTGGAATTGGGTGCCTTATATGCGAGCCAGGGAGCCGATGAATTGATGTTCTTGGATATTACTGCGAGTCATGAGGGGCGTAAAACCTTTGTTGATTTGGTGAAACGTATTGCAAAGCATATTAATATCCCGTTTACTGTTGGAGGGGGGATTAGCGAGCTGAAAGATGCTGAGGCCTTGTTAAATGCCGGTGCCGATAAAATTAGTATCAATTCGTCGGCCGTTAAAAATCCCCAACTTATCAATGATATGGCACAGAATTTCGGCAGTCAGTTTGTGGTTGTGGCAATTGATGCTAAGCATTTGGAAGCTGACCAGTGGGTGGTGACAGTAAATGGAGGACGTATTCCTACCGAGAAAAGACTGTTTTCATGGGCCAAAGAAGCTGAAGAAAGAGGAGCTGGTGAAATATTGTTTACCTCCATGGATCACGATGGGGTAAAGCAAGGTTTTGCCAATGAAGCACTGGCTAAAATGTCAAGCGAATTGTCCATTCCAATTATTGCCAGTGGTGGTGCGGGTAGTATGGCACATTTTAAAGATGTGTTTACCGCTGGTAAGGCGGATGCAGGACTGGCGGCCAGTATCTTTCATTATAAAGAAATAGCAATTCCTGACCTGAAGAGTTACTTGCGGCAGGAGGGTGTAAATGTGAGATTATAA
- a CDS encoding TlpA family protein disulfide reductase, translated as MKNKITTLLLIHMIFVVSCVTKKEDDRGYIVKVGDKAPDYTTVLDNGDTFRLSDHKGKVVMLQFTASWCGVCRKEMPFIESEIWQVHRNKDFVLVGIDRDEPLEKLNDLSTATGITYPLALDPEAAIFGLYALKKAGVTRNVIIDRDGSIAYMTRLFNQEEFDAMKLKIEDLLNK; from the coding sequence ATGAAGAATAAAATTACAACCTTATTATTGATACATATGATCTTTGTGGTTTCGTGTGTAACAAAAAAAGAGGATGACAGGGGTTATATTGTTAAGGTGGGGGATAAAGCGCCAGATTATACTACTGTGCTTGATAACGGTGATACCTTCCGCTTGTCTGATCATAAAGGCAAGGTGGTGATGTTACAGTTTACAGCCAGTTGGTGTGGAGTTTGCCGCAAAGAAATGCCTTTTATTGAAAGTGAAATATGGCAAGTGCATAGAAATAAGGATTTTGTTCTGGTTGGTATAGATAGGGACGAACCGTTGGAGAAACTGAATGATTTGTCCACGGCCACTGGAATAACTTATCCATTGGCTTTGGATCCGGAAGCTGCTATTTTTGGACTTTATGCGCTGAAAAAGGCAGGTGTAACCCGCAATGTAATCATAGATAGAGATGGTTCAATCGCTTATATGACGCGCTTATTTAATCAGGAGGAGTTTGATGCCATGAAGTTGAAAATTGAAGATCTCCTGAATAAGTAG
- the purU gene encoding formyltetrahydrofolate deformylase — MENNTNTAIVKIHCPDQSGIVARVTDFINLHHGNIISVDQHVDHNENLFSMRVSWDLTDFSMPREEIRPTFQKFLGDPYQMKWTLNFTDEIPRMAIFVSKASHCLYDLLARYQSGEFRVEVPVIIGNHATLEPIAKQFGIDFVHIPITADTKDEQEKKELEILKKYKVDFVVLARYMQVLSQSFINHFPEKVINIHHSFLPAFAGAKPYHAAHKRGVKIIGATSHYVTTDLDAGPIIEQDINRISHRDSVSTLIQKGKDIEKIVLSRAVKAHIERRTLVYKNRTIIFN; from the coding sequence ATGGAAAATAATACAAATACAGCGATTGTTAAAATACATTGTCCTGACCAGAGCGGAATTGTGGCCAGGGTGACCGATTTTATTAACTTGCACCATGGTAATATTATTAGTGTGGATCAGCACGTGGATCATAATGAAAATCTTTTTTCAATGAGGGTTTCATGGGATCTGACCGATTTCAGCATGCCTCGGGAGGAGATAAGACCAACATTCCAAAAGTTCTTGGGTGACCCCTATCAAATGAAGTGGACATTGAACTTTACGGATGAAATACCACGAATGGCTATTTTTGTGTCAAAGGCCTCACACTGTTTGTACGACCTGTTGGCCCGTTACCAAAGTGGCGAGTTTAGGGTGGAAGTGCCCGTTATTATTGGCAATCATGCCACGTTGGAACCTATTGCAAAGCAGTTCGGTATTGACTTTGTCCATATTCCAATTACAGCAGATACCAAGGACGAACAGGAGAAAAAAGAACTCGAGATATTGAAAAAATATAAAGTGGACTTTGTGGTTTTAGCCAGGTATATGCAAGTGCTTTCGCAGAGTTTTATCAACCATTTTCCTGAAAAAGTGATCAATATTCATCATTCTTTTTTGCCGGCTTTTGCAGGAGCCAAACCTTATCATGCGGCGCATAAAAGGGGGGTGAAGATTATTGGGGCAACGAGCCATTATGTTACCACCGACCTGGATGCCGGTCCTATTATTGAGCAGGATATCAACCGTATTTCGCATCGTGATTCGGTTAGTACGCTTATTCAAAAAGGAAAAGATATTGAAAAAATTGTGTTGTCGAGAGCGGTAAAAGCCCATATTGAACGAAGAACATTGGTATATAAAAACAGAACGATTATTTTTAATTAG
- a CDS encoding lyase family protein, with translation MRIEKDFIGSCEIPKDALYGINSLRAKQNFPNSTAFHKEWFKAVGIVKHACYKTYQKYKQAALQKYPEKNLHFMSDEVIEALKCASIDISKGNYFEHFIIPAIQGGAGTSINLNINEIISNLALQKLGKELGEYHFIDPIEHANIYQSTNDVIPTALKVALIFLFKELDVSINRTTQALEKNETNTRNRLRQAYTQMQTAVPSSYDKLFGGYGNALSRDWWRVSKCSERIKEVNLGGGAIGTGIAIPSYFIMEVVSQLQRLTGLPITRSENLSDTTSNLDSLVEVHASLKAHAVNMEKMAADLRLMASDLFKNREILLPQKQVGSSIMPGKVNPVISEYIISSAHKIYANDQLVSSLCAQGCLDLNAYLPTIGHAMIESTKLLITCNRTITDNLLTGLQFKKIPDKASILKNPSLTTALSPYIGYHQATQLADLMNTEHCSISEANTKLQLVDPKTLDHLLKPAQLLKLGYRLNDVIDNKI, from the coding sequence ATGCGTATTGAAAAAGACTTTATCGGATCTTGTGAAATTCCCAAAGATGCTCTTTACGGAATAAACTCGCTCAGGGCAAAACAAAACTTTCCTAATTCAACGGCTTTTCATAAGGAGTGGTTTAAAGCAGTTGGCATCGTAAAGCATGCTTGTTATAAGACTTACCAGAAGTACAAACAAGCTGCCTTGCAAAAATACCCCGAAAAAAACCTACATTTCATGTCCGATGAAGTGATAGAGGCATTAAAATGCGCTTCCATTGACATATCCAAAGGGAACTACTTTGAGCATTTCATCATTCCGGCCATACAAGGAGGAGCCGGGACAAGCATCAACCTAAATATAAATGAGATAATCAGCAATCTCGCATTGCAAAAATTAGGTAAAGAATTGGGTGAGTATCACTTTATCGACCCCATTGAACATGCGAATATATACCAGTCAACCAACGATGTAATTCCCACCGCCTTAAAGGTGGCCCTTATTTTTCTCTTTAAAGAGTTGGATGTTTCCATCAACCGCACTACGCAAGCACTGGAAAAAAACGAAACAAACACACGTAACCGGCTACGCCAGGCATACACGCAAATGCAAACAGCAGTTCCCTCATCGTACGATAAACTCTTTGGCGGGTATGGCAACGCTTTATCGCGCGATTGGTGGCGTGTAAGCAAATGTTCAGAACGCATTAAAGAAGTAAATCTGGGAGGAGGGGCCATCGGGACAGGCATCGCAATCCCTTCCTATTTCATCATGGAGGTGGTCAGCCAACTACAACGCCTAACCGGACTCCCCATCACACGCTCCGAAAACCTTTCAGACACCACGTCCAATCTAGATAGCCTTGTTGAAGTGCACGCTAGCCTAAAAGCACATGCCGTAAACATGGAAAAAATGGCGGCCGACCTCAGGCTAATGGCATCTGACTTATTTAAAAACAGAGAGATACTCTTACCTCAAAAACAGGTAGGAAGCTCTATCATGCCAGGGAAAGTAAATCCGGTTATTAGCGAGTACATCATATCATCCGCACATAAAATATATGCCAATGACCAATTGGTTAGCAGTCTGTGCGCACAGGGCTGCTTAGATTTAAATGCCTATCTACCCACCATTGGTCACGCCATGATAGAAAGCACCAAACTGCTCATTACCTGCAACCGAACCATTACCGATAACTTACTGACAGGCTTACAATTTAAAAAGATTCCAGACAAAGCATCTATATTAAAAAATCCATCACTCACTACTGCCCTATCGCCTTACATAGGCTACCATCAAGCAACCCAGTTGGCAGACCTTATGAATACTGAACATTGCAGCATATCAGAAGCTAACACCAAGCTTCAGTTAGTTGATCCAAAAACATTAGATCATCTCTTAAAACCAGCACAACTTTTAAAACTTGGCTACCGTTTAAATGATGTTATTGATAATAAAATTTAA